From a region of the Primulina eburnea isolate SZY01 chromosome 7, ASM2296580v1, whole genome shotgun sequence genome:
- the LOC140837335 gene encoding uncharacterized protein isoform X3, with translation MYHRYQDAMTLVQTYGKPDIMLTMTCNPNWNEIKYQLLPGQSSQDRPDLITRIFKSKFEEFKKDIVDRGVLGKVRSYSYVIEYQKRGLPHVHMLVIFENNDKLCTPDHFDSVVRAEIPSQTEEPNLHKAVVHHMIHGPCGSINPNCPCMVNGKCKNFPKPFVEYTSRGNDSYPLYRRREGGQVSITNNDNVFIDNGWVVPYNPWLLLKYDCHINVEVCGGIKCVKYIYKYIHKGPDRVALELRNGQNCDEIQQYVDGRWICAPEALWRIFSFEFSRMYPSVIRLQLHTLNQHLVYFVPQQHVSDLLADDDNSKTMLTEFFKINCNPDLIGKYLYREFPQYYTWVKSGKKWIRRRSNNKVVGRVYVVSPSEGERFYLRILLNHVRGPTSFEDLMIVNGVTYSTVKESAQMRGLLQQDDYIIQCLEEARAVKMSSSFRRLFVSILVFCQPTTVRELWDEFHPCMCEDYGLDISSNNLIINKLLLEIRRLLLQYKKKLDDFDLPTISAEFLEDTTLPRIIEDELSYHISDDDLRAIERLNAQQRIAFDTIVESIMQNQSKLFFIDGPGVTGKTFLYRSMLAHLRKTGKIIIAVATSGIATTLLQGGRTAHSRFLIPLRPTASTLCQIKKQSELADLIRRASSIVWDEAPMANRYAFESVSMSFQDIMDNHIAFGGKTMVFGGDFRQVLPVVKRGSKAEQIAASISRSTFWHCLKIIHLQQNMRSAQDTDFSQFLLRIGDGLQHTVNRDFIKLPDSIIIPWEGEQSIQILIDSIFPNMINHVNDENYMVDRAIITPKNVDVDNINQMLIINFPGEEKEYTSWDSVEGDNHNLFQEKFLNSLCPSGLPPHKIILKVGSPIMLLRNVAPELGLCNGIRLICHSLGRNFIDAEIITGTHKGTRFFLHRMPLKSEDNSGLPFELTRRQFPIRLSFALTINKAQGQTIPNIGIFLRNHVFSHGRLYVALSRGVSQNSTKILVKDGNLERQSGIFTRNVVFKDVLLPNRE, from the coding sequence ATGTACCATCGGTATCAAGATGCCATGACTTTGGTACAAACATATGGAAAACCAGATATAATGCTTACCATGACATGCAATCCGAATTGGAATGAGATAAAATATCAACTACTTCCTGGTCAATCATCTCAAGACCGTCCAGATTTGATTACAAGGATATTTAAATCTAAATTTGAAGAGTTTAAAAAAGACATTGTGGATAGGGGGGTTTTGGGTAAGGTCCGCTCTTATTCGTACGTCATTGAGTATCAAAAAAGAGGGCTTCCTCATGTTCATATGCTGGtcatatttgaaaataatgaCAAGTTGTGTACTCCAGATCACTTTGACTCAGTTGTGCGTGCTGAAATACCTTCACAAACAGAAGAACCCAATCTACACAAAGCAGTAGTCCACCATATGATACATGGGCCCTGTGGGTCAATCAATCCAAATTGTCCATGCATGGTAAATGGTAAATGTAAGAACTTTCCAAAGCCATTTGTGGAATACACATCTCGAGGAAATGATTCATATCCTTTGTATCGAAGACGTGAAGGTGGCCAAGTATCAATTACCAACAATGACAACGTCTTCATTGATAATGGTTGGGTTGTCCCATACAATCCATGgcttttattaaaatatgattgtcATATTAATGTTGAAGTATGTGGAGGGATTAAATGTGTCAAGTACATATACAAGTACATCCATAAAGGTCCTGATCGGGTCGCACTAGAGTTACGAAATGGGCAAAATTGTGATGAAATCCAACAGTACGTGGATGGAAGGTGGATTTGTGCGCCTGAAGCATTGTGGCGAATTTTCTCATTTGAGTTCAGTAGGATGTATCCTTCAGTCATTAGGTTACAACTACATACACTAAACCAACATTTGGTTTATTTTGTCCCCCAACAACATGTAAGTGATCTACTAGCAGATGATGACAACTCGAAGACTATGCTTAcagaatttttcaaaattaattgTAATCCTGACTTGATTGGAAAGTATTTATATCGAGAATTTCCACAATATTACACATGGGTGAAATCTGGGAAAAAATGGATTCGTCGAAGAAGCAACAATAAAGTGGTTGGGAGAGTATATGTTGTGTCACCATCTGAAGGTGAGAGGTTTTATCTCCGTATCCTTTTAAACCATGTCAGAGGCCCAACATCTTTTGAAGATCTAATGATTGTGAATGGGGTAACATATTCAACAGTTAAGGAGTCTGCTCAAATGAGAGGACTTCTTCAGCAAGATGATTATATAATACAATGTCTGGAAGAAGCACGTGCTGTTAAAATGTCATCTTCATTTAGAAGGTTATTTGTATCCATACTGGTGTTCTGTCAACCAACAACAGTTCGAGAACTCTGGGATGAGTTCCATCCTTGCATGTGTGAAGATTATGGTCtagacatttcatcaaataactTAATCATCAATAAGTTATTGCTTGAGATACGAAGGTTGTTGCTTCAGTACAAAAAGAAACTTGATGATTTTGATTTGCCAACAATAAGTGCTGAGTTTTTAGAAGACACAACACTACCAAGAATCATTGAGGATGAGCTTTCTTATCATATTTCTGATGATGATTTGAGAGCTATTGAACGTTTGAATGCTCAGCAGAGGATTGCGTTTGACACCATCGTAGAAAGTATTATGCAAAACCAATCAAAACTTTTCTTCATTGATGGTCCTGGAGTTACTGGTAAGACTTTTTTATACCGCTCAATGTTGGCACATTTGAGAAAAACAGGTAAAATTATAATTGCCGTAGCAACATCTGGAATAGCTACAACATTGTTGCAAGGTGGAAGAACTGCACATTCACGATTTCTAATTCCACTTAGACCAACAGCATCAACACTGTGCcaaataaaaaaacaatcaGAACTTGCAGATCTAATAAGACGTGCATCATCTATAGTATGGGACGAGGCTCCAATGGCAAATCGCTATGCTTTTGAATCCGTCAGTATGAGTTTTCAAGATATTATGGACAATCATATAGCGTTTGGGGGGAAGACAATGGTTTTTGGTGGTGATTTTCGACAAGTGTTACCGGTTGTTAAACGAGGGTCAAAGGCAGAACAAATTGCTGCAAGTATTTCAAGGTCAACATTCTGGCATTGCTTAAAGATAATACACCTTCAGCAAAATATGAGATCTGCTCAAGATACTGACTTCTCGCAATTTCTCTTGCGCATAGGTGATGGATTGCAACATACTGTGAATCGTGATTTCATAAAGTTACCAGATTCAATTATCATACCATGGGAAGGagaacaatcaattcagattttgATTGATTCTATTTTTCCTAATATGATAAATCATGTTAACGATGAAAACTATATGGTTGATAGAGCCATCATCACACCAAAAAATGTTGATGTCGACAATATTAATCAAATGCTCATTATCAATTTTCCTGGAGAGGAAAAAGAGTATACCTCTTGGGATAGTGTAGAAGGTGACAATCACAACCTCTTTCAAGAAAAATTTTTGAATTCCCTTTGTCCAAGTGGTTTGCCACCACATAAAATCATATTGAAAGTAGGAAGCCCTATCATGCTCTTGAGAAATGTTGCGCCCGAACTTGGTCTATGCAATGGGATAAGATTAATATGCCATAGTCTTGGTAGAAATTTTATAGATGCTGAGATCATAACAGGTACTCACAAGGGTACCAGATTCTTTCTACATAGAATGCCCTTGAAAAGTGAAGATAATTCTGGATTACCATTTGAGTTGACACGTCGACAGTTTCCCATAAGGCTTAGTTTTGCTTTAACAATAAACAAAGCACAAGGTCAAACAATCCCAAATATTGGCATATTTTTGCGTAACCATGTGTTCAGCCATGGTCGGCTATATGTGGCACTTTCTAGAGGAGTCTCACAAAATTCTACAAAAATTCTGGTAAAAGATGGGAATTTAGAGCGTCAATCTGGAATATTCACAAGAAACGTGGTTTTCAAAGACGTATTGCTACCTAATAGAGAATAA